The Chlorocebus sabaeus isolate Y175 chromosome 16, mChlSab1.0.hap1, whole genome shotgun sequence genome window below encodes:
- the COPZ2 gene encoding coatomer subunit zeta-2 translates to MQRPEAWPRPHPGEGAAAAQAGGPAPPARAGEPSGLRLQEPSLYTIKAVFILDNDGRRLLAKYYDDTFPSMKEQMVFEKNVFNKTSRTESEIAFFGGMTIVYKNSIDLFLYVVGSSYENELMLMSVLTCLFESLNHMLRRNVEKRWLLENMDGAFLVLDEIVDGGVILESDPQQVIQKVNFRADDGGLTEQSVAQVLQSAKEQIKWSLLK, encoded by the exons ATGCAGCGGCCCGAGGCCTGGCCACGTCCACACCCGGGGGAGGGGGCCGCGGCGGCCCAGGCCGGGGGCCCGGCGCCGCCTGCTCGAGCCGGGGAGCCGTCGGGGCTGCGG TTGCAGGAACCTTCCCTCTACACCATCAAGGCTGTTTTCATCCTAGATAATGACGGGCGCCGGCTGCTGGCCAAG TATTATGATGACACATTCCCTTCCATGAAGGAGCAGATGGTTTTCGAGAAAAATGTCTTCAACAAGACCAGCCGGACTGAGA GTGAGATTGCATTTTTTGGGGGTATGACCATCGTCTACAAGAACAGCATTGACCTCTTCCTATATGTGGTGGGCTCATCCTACGAGAATGAG CTGATGCTCATGTCTGTTCTTACCTGCCTGTTTGAGTCTCTGAACCACATGTTAAG GAGGAACGTGGAGAAGCGCTGGTTGCTGGAGAACATGGACGGAGCCTTCTTGGTGCTGGATGAGATTGTGGATGGCGG TGTGATTCTGGAGAGTGACCCCCAGCAAGTGATCCAGAAGGTGAATTTTAGG GCAGATGATGGCGGCTTGACTGAACAGAGTGTGGCCCAG gttcTTCAGTCTGCCAAGGAACAAATTAAATGGTCCTTATTGAAATGA